Sequence from the Candidatus Hepatoplasma crinochetorum Av genome:
TAGCAGATGAATTACTCAATTATAATAATATTGATGCTTCATTTGTATTTGCAAAAATTAGTAATAATAAATACAAATTATCAGCAAGATCTAATAATAATATAAATGTTCAAAAAATTTGTGAATCTTTAGGTGGTGGTGGCCATCATAATATTTCTGCTGTTACATTTGAATTAAAAGATAATCAATATGATAAAATTTTAAGTAAAATTAAAAATTTAATAAAAAGATATGAACATAAAATTGATAATATCTTAGAAAATAAATAATTTTTTAAATAAAATTATTATTACAAATATGCAGACAGATGATACTAATTATTATAAGGATAATGAAATATATTCAAAAGAGACTGAAAAAGCAATTTTAGGACTTTTGATATCTAATCCAACATTACTTGCAAAATGTTCAGGAAAATTAAAAATTGAACATTTTTTTAATTATGATTATCGTTTAGTATATCAAACTTTATTGGATAATTTTGAAAATAAATTAAAAATAGATTCGACACTTTTAATTGATTTACTTAGTAAAAGTAAATCAGGAAAAAATACTAATTATTGAAAACAATTGATTTTTGATATTTTATTTGATAAAGGAATTGAATCTAATCTTTCAGAATATATTCAAACAATTCAAGACAAAAAACAATTAAGAGATTTAAATCTAACTTTAAAAGAATCAATTAAAAATATTTATGAAAATCAAAATAATCCACAATTTGTAATTGAAAAAATTGAAGGAGATATTTTTTCAATTACAAAAGATAGAGAATTAAAAGATTTTGTAAATATTAATGATCTTACAAATACTTATCTTGATAAATTAGAAAAAATTAAGAAGAGTGGTTATCAAGAAGGAATAAGAGTTAAATTAAATCAATTTGATAATTTGCTAGGTGGATTTAAAAAAAGTGAATTTATTGTTCTTGCAGGTAGACCATCAATGGGGAAAACAGCAGTTGCTTTACAATTTATTTTTAATATTTCAAATACAAAAAAAGTAGCTTTATTTTCACTTGAAATGCCTTCGGAATCAATTATTCAAAGGTTTATCTCAAATGATTCAATGGTAAGTCAAGATGAATTAAGAAATTATGATAATTTAAATCAAAATAAATTATTAAGAATTGATAATTCAATTTCAACTTTAAAAAAGAAATTAATTTGAATAGATGATAAAGCAGGAATGAAAATAGGAGAACTTATTTGAAAAATTCGTAAATTACATTCTGAAGCTCAATTAGATATTGTTTTTATTGATTATCTTCAATTAATTGAATCAGAAAATATAAGATATGAATCAAGGCAAGAATCAATTTCTAATATTTCAAGAATTATTAAAAGTTTAGCAAGAGAATTAAATATTCCAATTGTTGCTCTAAGTCAACTTTCAAGAAAAGTTGAGACAAGAGAAGAGAAAAGACCGATGATGTCTGATCTTCGAGAATCAGGAGCAATTGAACAAGATGCTGATGTTGTTTTGCTTTTATATAGGCCAAAGTATTATAATAATAAAGATGATGATTTTAAAAACAGTATTGTAGAAGAATTAGAAATAATTATTGCTAAAAATCGTAACGGTAAAACCGGAATTGCTAATTTAGATATTAATATGGAAATTGGAAAAATAACCTCATCGAACTAAATAATAGGAAGAATAATAATGGCATTTGCATTTAAGATAATTTTATTAATAATTTCAATAGTTTTATTAGTCCTTCTATATTTACAATCAGGAAAAGTAAAAAATGTTGGATCTTCAATAATTGGAACAAAAGATGTTGAACTTTTTGAAAATATTAAACACCGTGGAAGCGATCGTGTTTTACATATCATTACAGTCACTCTTATAATTTTATTTGTTGCAATTTCCTTTGCTTTACTTTTTATTTAACAAATAATGAAAAATGAAATAGAAAAATTGTTGAAAGAAAATACCAACGGAATTAGCTTTAAACAATTAAAAAATCAATTAAATCTTAATAAACAAAACGATGGATATAAGTTAAATCAATGATTAAATGAACTTATAAAAGAAGAAAAAATTTTTTATCGTAAAAAAACAGAATTATATTATATTAAAGATCAAAAAAGTGTAATTGGTACTTTTCGTACTACATTTAAAGACTTTGGTTTCGTAGAAGATGAAGAAGGATCTATTTTTATTCCAGCAAGATTTGTTCTTAATGCATTAGAAGGTGATACTGTAAAAGTAGTTTTATTTTCTGATCTTAATAATCCTAAGAAAACTGATGATAACAGAAGAGCAGGAAAAATTGTTCGTGTTATTAAAAGAAACGGTGGAAATATTGTTGGAAGAATAAAAAAAAAAACAATAAGTTAGAATTTGTTCCTGATGATATTGATCCTAAATATGAATATCAAATTGTAGATAATAATAATCTAAAAGAAGGACAAATTGTAATTGTTACTTTTAAAGATTTTGCTGATCGAAAAATTTATGTTACTCTTAAAAAAATTTTAGGAGATGAAAAAGATCCTAGTCTTGATTATTTATTAATAAAATATAAAAATAATCTAAAAGAAGAATTTTCTGAAAAAATAATAAATGAATTAAATAATAAGGATTTTTCAAAAGAAAAAAATCAAGAAAAGCGCATAGATTTAAAAGATCGTTTAATAGTTACAATTGATGGGGAAGAATCAAAAGATTTAGATGATGCAATTGATTTTAAGATTATAAATGATAATTTATATCATTTAGGGGTTCATATTGCTGATGTTTCTCATTATGTGAAAACAGATAGTGAGTTAGATTTTGAAGCTTATGATCGTGGTAATTCGATTTATCTTATTGATAAAGTATTTCCGATGCTACCTAAAAAATTATCAAATGATCTTTGTTCTTTAAACCCTAAAGAAGAAAAATTAACAATATCATGTGATATGAAAATTAATAGTGAGGGTAAAATTTTAGAATCTAAAATTTATCCCAGTATTATTAAATCTTCTTATAGGTTAACTTATAATGAAGTAGATAAACTTTTAAATAATGAGATTCCTTTACTTTTTAATGATAAAAATTTATCCAAAATGCTAATAGATGCAAATAAAATTGCAAATAAAATGCGTAAATATAAATTGCAAAATGGGATGATTGATTATCAATTAAAAGAAGTAAAAATTAAATTAGATCAAAACGGAAATCCAATTTCTATTTATGAAAAAATTCAAACACCATCAGAGGCCTTAATTGAAGACTTTATGGTTGCTGCAAATGAGTCGGTTGCTAAATGATTTTCAGATCATAAATTACCGACCATTTTTCGCGTACATGCAAAACCAAAATATGAAAACTTAGAACCTTTTTATAATATTTTAAAATTATTTAAATTTGAATTTAATTTTAAAAATTTAAATTCCAGAAATTTTCAGAATTTTTTAGAAAAATATAAAAATAATCAAAATATTGAAATAATTAAAAAAATAATGATTCAAGCAATGGAAAAAGCAATTTATCTTGAAAGAAATGATGGACATTATGCTTTGGGATTAAAAAATTATCTTCATTTTACTTCACCAATTAGAAGATATCCTGATCTTTATGTTCATAGATTATTAAGACTATTTTTATTTCAAAATAAAAAAGATATTGATAAAAAAGATCTATTAAATAAACTTCATGAAATTGCTAATCATTGCTCATTAAAAGAAAAAGAAGCAATGGTAAGTGAAAGAAAATTGGCAGATATTAAAAAAGTTCGTTTTCTTGCTAATAAAGAAGGAGAAAAAATTATTGGGACAATTGTTAATTTTTCAAATTTTGGTATTTTTGTTGAATTAGAAAATAATACACAAGGAATGATAAGATTAGATAATTTAAAATTAAGTGCAAAAAATTACGAATATGATGAAAAGAAATTTTTACTTAAAGTAGATGAAAAAAAATATCAAATTGGTGATCAAGTGTCTGTTAAAATAATTTCATTAGATACAATAAGAGGATTAATTGAATTAGCATTATAATTTTATTATGAAAATAATTACAATAAACAAAAGAGCAAAACGAGATTATATTTTATTTAAAAAATATATTGCAGGAATTTCCTTATTGGGAGGAGAAGTAAAATCAATTCGCGCAGGTAAAGTTGATATTACAGGCTCTTTTGTAACTTTTGATTATAAGAATAATTTAGTAGTTCATGGGATGAATATCGAACAATATAAATATCAGACACAAGATCATTTTGATAGTTTAAGAACAAAGCAGCTTCTTTTAAATAAACAAGAAATTAGGAAAATAAATGATAAAATTAAATTGGAACGATTAACTGTTGTTCCAACAAAATTATTTATAAATGATAATAGCTTAATAAAATTAGAAATTTCTCTTGCAAAAGGTCGTAATAAAAAAGATATGCGAGAATATTTAAAAGAGAAAGAATTTAAAAAAAGTAAAAAATCATATATCAATATTTAATTTTTGGGGGTGCAGTGGATTTGACAGTTAAGGATAAGCTTAAAGGGCAGTGGTCTAGTAAACCATAATACTATTTAAAGATAATCGGAAACGATGATTCTGCTGTTGATTTTGCTTTAATGCAAGAACAAAATTTTCAAAATTCAAACTTTGCATTAGCATAATAAATTAACACTTTAACTATTTTTTTTCGCTTGGAATTTAGTTAGAGAGGCTTACAAGCGAGTGTAGAATTATTTAAGTAGTGAGTTAAACTTACTTTGTTTGCTAATTTTTTAAATTAGATAAACTGTAGATCTTTAAGTATTTTTTTAATTGGACTCGGGTTCGATTCCCGACACCTCCACCATCTAAAATGAATTTAGCAATAATTCCATTTATTTTTCTTAATCTCTTTTCAATAGTTGTTATTTTTGTAATTTATTTTTCGCTAAAAGAATATTCAAGAATAAAAAATAATCAATTTTCTCCGCTTTCACTAGCGATAATATTTTTATTTTTATTTCCCATTATTTTTATTTTTGAATATTTTTTTTCTTTTTATAATAATCTTTATTATTTGAGTTTAGTTCCTATTTTAATAATTTTCTTTTCTTTTTATTTTGACAATCGTTTTTCCTATCTCATTTTTGCAATTTTTCTTTTTTCTTGAATATTTAAAGTAATGAATTTAGAAGAAGATGGTAGTTTTAATCCCGTTTATCTTTTACCTCTTATTGCAAATTTATCATTAATTTTGATTATTAATCTAAAAGAAATTTCAATATTTAGTAATTTTAAAAATCATTTTTTTGCTTTAAGTATTATCTTTATTTATATTTTCATATTATTTTTATTTTCTATTTTTTTCTTTTTTATTTTAGATTTAAATGATTTTTATGATAATCCTCCTTTAGATTTTTTTATATTACTTTTATCTGAAGTTATCTATTATTATTTTTTCTATATTACAATATTTTTTGTAATTATAAGTTTAGATGCCATT
This genomic interval carries:
- the dnaB gene encoding replicative DNA helicase; translated protein: MQTDDTNYYKDNEIYSKETEKAILGLLISNPTLLAKCSGKLKIEHFFNYDYRLVYQTLLDNFENKLKIDSTLLIDLLSKSKSGKNTNYWKQLIFDILFDKGIESNLSEYIQTIQDKKQLRDLNLTLKESIKNIYENQNNPQFVIEKIEGDIFSITKDRELKDFVNINDLTNTYLDKLEKIKKSGYQEGIRVKLNQFDNLLGGFKKSEFIVLAGRPSMGKTAVALQFIFNISNTKKVALFSLEMPSESIIQRFISNDSMVSQDELRNYDNLNQNKLLRIDNSISTLKKKLIWIDDKAGMKIGELIWKIRKLHSEAQLDIVFIDYLQLIESENIRYESRQESISNISRIIKSLARELNIPIVALSQLSRKVETREEKRPMMSDLRESGAIEQDADVVLLLYRPKYYNNKDDDFKNSIVEELEIIIAKNRNGKTGIANLDINMEIGKITSSN
- the secG gene encoding preprotein translocase subunit SecG, with protein sequence MAFAFKIILLIISIVLLVLLYLQSGKVKNVGSSIIGTKDVELFENIKHRGSDRVLHIITVTLIILFVAISFALLFI
- a CDS encoding ribonuclease R family protein, whose amino-acid sequence is MDPKYEYQIVDNNNLKEGQIVIVTFKDFADRKIYVTLKKILGDEKDPSLDYLLIKYKNNLKEEFSEKIINELNNKDFSKEKNQEKRIDLKDRLIVTIDGEESKDLDDAIDFKIINDNLYHLGVHIADVSHYVKTDSELDFEAYDRGNSIYLIDKVFPMLPKKLSNDLCSLNPKEEKLTISCDMKINSEGKILESKIYPSIIKSSYRLTYNEVDKLLNNEIPLLFNDKNLSKMLIDANKIANKMRKYKLQNGMIDYQLKEVKIKLDQNGNPISIYEKIQTPSEALIEDFMVAANESVAKWFSDHKLPTIFRVHAKPKYENLEPFYNILKLFKFEFNFKNLNSRNFQNFLEKYKNNQNIEIIKKIMIQAMEKAIYLERNDGHYALGLKNYLHFTSPIRRYPDLYVHRLLRLFLFQNKKDIDKKDLLNKLHEIANHCSLKEKEAMVSERKLADIKKVRFLANKEGEKIIGTIVNFSNFGIFVELENNTQGMIRLDNLKLSAKNYEYDEKKFLLKVDEKKYQIGDQVSVKIISLDTIRGLIELAL
- the smpB gene encoding SsrA-binding protein SmpB codes for the protein MKIITINKRAKRDYILFKKYIAGISLLGGEVKSIRAGKVDITGSFVTFDYKNNLVVHGMNIEQYKYQTQDHFDSLRTKQLLLNKQEIRKINDKIKLERLTVVPTKLFINDNSLIKLEISLAKGRNKKDMREYLKEKEFKKSKKSYINI